A DNA window from Hydrogenophaga taeniospiralis contains the following coding sequences:
- a CDS encoding class I SAM-dependent methyltransferase — MGQITSGVRAILSSPIIYNSLQRMMGAHKSRQELVDKFICPASGSRILDIGSGTSEILQHLPANIEYWGFDISLEYVSAAKKKYGARGHFHCGLLSESLLADLPKFDRVLALGVLHHLDDGQAREVFSLAHKALEDNGRMIAIDPCLADDQSAIARYLISKDRGQNVRDAEAYATLANGSFPRVHGEIHHRRWIPYTHWIMECSK; from the coding sequence GTGGGGCAAATCACAAGCGGCGTCAGGGCCATACTTTCATCCCCCATCATCTACAACTCGCTCCAAAGAATGATGGGAGCTCATAAATCCCGCCAAGAACTGGTCGATAAATTTATTTGCCCTGCATCTGGCTCTCGAATATTGGATATTGGATCCGGGACTTCGGAAATTCTTCAGCACCTTCCGGCCAACATTGAATACTGGGGTTTTGATATAAGTCTCGAGTACGTTTCGGCAGCAAAAAAGAAGTATGGTGCACGAGGCCATTTTCATTGCGGCTTGCTTAGCGAATCGTTGTTGGCTGATTTGCCCAAGTTTGACAGGGTGCTGGCTTTGGGTGTCTTGCACCATTTGGATGATGGGCAGGCCCGGGAGGTATTTTCCCTTGCGCACAAGGCACTTGAGGACAATGGACGAATGATTGCCATTGATCCATGTCTGGCTGATGATCAAAGCGCCATAGCACGCTATCTGATATCAAAGGACCGAGGGCAGAACGTGCGTGATGCTGAAGCGTACGCCACTCTTGCGAATGGCTCATTTCCGCGCGTGCACGGAGAAATCCATCACCGCAGATGGATTCCCTACACACATTGGATCATGGAGTGCAGCAAGTGA
- a CDS encoding EamA family transporter, whose product MARIIDHLYIIGTILFTVYSQLVMRWQVAAAGPLPIDAPGKASYVINLLLNPWVLSGMVATFLAGISWMLAMTKFEISYAYPFVSLNYILVLAAAFFLLNETLSATKLMGSALVIIGIIVISKG is encoded by the coding sequence ATGGCACGAATTATTGATCATTTGTACATCATAGGCACGATACTTTTCACAGTTTACAGCCAGCTTGTCATGCGGTGGCAAGTCGCGGCGGCTGGTCCATTACCCATCGATGCACCCGGCAAGGCGAGCTATGTCATCAATTTGTTGCTTAACCCTTGGGTGCTATCCGGGATGGTGGCAACTTTTTTGGCAGGTATTTCGTGGATGCTTGCCATGACCAAATTCGAGATCAGCTACGCATATCCATTCGTGAGCTTGAACTACATTTTGGTGTTGGCAGCGGCATTCTTCTTGCTCAATGAAACACTCAGCGCAACCAAATTAATGGGCAGCGCTCTTGTCATCATTGGCATCATCGTAATTTCAAAGGGTTGA
- a CDS encoding acetyltransferase gives MKKPLVIFGSGDIAQLAHYYFSTDSEYEVTAFTVDSSYIQASEFCGLPVVAFEDVADKYPPERCSFFVALSYSKLNAIRKEKFLAAKEKGYQLVSYISSRATVLNDGGIGENCFIFENNTIQPFVRIGNNVTIWSGNHIGHHSVIHDHTFIASHVVVSGGVVIGEQCFIGVNATLRDHIKIGDRCVVGAGSLLLGDAEPEGVYIGAATERSKVPSTRLRGI, from the coding sequence ATGAAAAAGCCACTTGTCATCTTTGGTTCTGGTGATATTGCACAGCTGGCACATTATTATTTCAGTACCGACTCTGAATATGAAGTGACCGCCTTCACTGTCGATTCGAGCTACATCCAGGCGTCCGAATTTTGCGGACTGCCTGTTGTTGCATTTGAAGATGTTGCCGACAAATACCCACCTGAGCGCTGTTCGTTTTTTGTTGCACTGAGCTATTCCAAACTCAATGCCATTCGCAAGGAAAAGTTTCTCGCTGCAAAAGAAAAAGGATATCAGCTTGTGAGCTACATCAGCTCACGTGCGACTGTGCTTAATGATGGAGGCATCGGAGAAAACTGCTTCATTTTTGAAAACAACACAATCCAGCCCTTTGTGAGAATTGGCAACAATGTAACCATTTGGAGCGGCAACCACATTGGTCATCACTCTGTTATTCATGATCACACCTTCATTGCATCGCATGTGGTAGTCTCAGGTGGTGTGGTCATTGGCGAACAATGTTTTATTGGAGTGAATGCCACACTCCGGGACCACATCAAAATCGGTGATCGTTGTGTGGTTGGTGCCGGGTCTTTGCTGCTCGGCGATGCCGAACCAGAGGGTGTTTACATTGGTGCCGCAACCGAGCGCTCAAAAGTCCCCAGCACGAGGCTAAGAGGCATATGA
- a CDS encoding class I SAM-dependent methyltransferase translates to MTHEANTAILSEIANYYTDKLAQHGETPGGVDWNGTESQMLRFEQLSNVLPASGDFSLNDLGCGYGALLDYLQHKQLPCRYLGVDVSPDMIRAAGRRHAATPLSRFLTAAEPDQVADYGVASGIFNVRLGRTDAEWYDHLQSTLDALDRTSLRGFSFNCLTSYSDEDKKRDYLYYADPCRLFDLCKRRYAKQVALLHDYGLYEFTILVRKTP, encoded by the coding sequence ATGACTCACGAAGCGAACACGGCCATCCTCTCAGAGATCGCGAACTACTACACCGACAAGCTGGCGCAGCACGGCGAGACACCGGGCGGAGTGGATTGGAATGGCACAGAAAGTCAGATGCTGCGTTTCGAACAACTGAGCAATGTTCTGCCAGCCTCGGGCGACTTCTCCCTGAACGACCTGGGATGCGGTTACGGTGCATTGCTGGATTACCTTCAGCACAAACAGCTACCTTGCAGATACCTTGGCGTTGATGTCTCTCCCGACATGATTCGGGCGGCCGGTCGAAGGCATGCGGCCACCCCGCTAAGCCGGTTCCTCACCGCCGCGGAACCGGACCAGGTCGCCGACTACGGTGTCGCCAGCGGCATCTTCAATGTGCGGCTGGGGCGAACAGATGCCGAATGGTATGACCATTTGCAGAGCACACTGGATGCCCTGGACCGCACGAGCTTGCGCGGATTCTCGTTCAACTGCCTGACCTCCTACTCTGACGAGGACAAGAAGCGCGATTACCTCTACTACGCTGACCCCTGCCGACTGTTCGATTTGTGCAAGCGGCGCTATGCCAAGCAAGTTGCGCTGCTGCACGACTATGGGTTGTATGAATTCACCATCCTGGTCAGGAAAACGCCATGA
- a CDS encoding glycosyltransferase family 2 protein, producing MKLSIVATLYQSAPYIETFYQRASAAAQQLAQDDYEIVFVNDGSPDASLELAVELAQNDAHVVVVDLSRNFGHHKAMMTGLAQSRGQLVFLIDSDLEEEPEWLYPFSQQMQRDGCDVVYGIQAERKGDAFERLTGMAFYKLFRLLTGINQPNNIVTARLMTRRYVQALLNHQERELNIGGLWIITGFKQSTQHIRKLSTSPTTYTLSGKFSHLINAITSFSSLPLVYTFYSGLVISVSALLFIAYLFTRYFFISTPPSGYTSLIASVWLFAGLIIFFLGVQGIYISKIFSEVKQRPYTIIRQIYRNVAETE from the coding sequence AGCACAGCAACTGGCTCAAGACGACTACGAAATTGTATTCGTCAACGATGGTTCACCGGATGCCAGTCTGGAGTTGGCTGTCGAACTCGCTCAAAACGATGCTCATGTTGTTGTCGTCGATTTGTCGCGGAATTTCGGTCATCATAAAGCGATGATGACTGGTTTGGCCCAATCCAGAGGACAACTTGTGTTCCTGATCGATAGCGATCTCGAAGAGGAGCCCGAGTGGTTATATCCATTCAGCCAGCAGATGCAGAGGGATGGCTGCGATGTGGTCTACGGCATCCAGGCAGAACGCAAAGGCGACGCATTTGAAAGGCTGACCGGCATGGCCTTCTACAAGCTGTTCCGTCTGCTGACCGGCATCAACCAACCCAACAACATTGTCACAGCCCGGCTCATGACCCGGCGGTATGTCCAAGCCTTGCTGAACCACCAGGAACGGGAGCTGAACATTGGCGGCCTTTGGATCATCACGGGGTTCAAACAATCGACGCAGCACATTCGCAAGCTCTCTACCAGTCCGACGACCTACACCTTGTCGGGAAAATTCAGCCATCTGATCAACGCAATAACTTCCTTCAGCAGCCTGCCACTGGTCTATACGTTTTATTCGGGCTTGGTTATCTCGGTCTCTGCGCTACTGTTCATCGCATATCTTTTCACTCGCTACTTCTTCATCTCAACGCCGCCAAGCGGCTACACCTCACTTATTGCCTCTGTCTGGCTGTTTGCTGGGCTGATCATTTTCTTCCTGGGGGTGCAGGGCATCTACATTTCCAAGATCTTCTCGGAAGTGAAACAACGCCCCTACACCATCATTCGGCAGATCTACCGAAACGTAGCTGAAACGGAGTGA